In Arsenophonus sp. aPb, one DNA window encodes the following:
- a CDS encoding transporter substrate-binding domain-containing protein, which produces MSRRKKIALLFGGWYWFFALPVFGHSLSNDSFGETIPAEGKEVGFYSNIAQRLFLPKVTFVDNFKDKPAALIVGFVRSTSEPLVIYRWDGRIEGVYADYLSVLSRLLKIPIQLRVFDNYQQAKKALDEGYIQLLAQTSASLSATVRKGNESKPILIQPLVMLIKKEKIYYKADELRVLVAHEEPREVLDKIRQSYREVTIVKSTQEALQEILADKADALISGQAQMAYQFTFRSLPSSLVWHHVDYASTLENNFIVRANDPWMEDVNRALNELSRTIKNVVYERWIAGIVPVLNSENINFSREEKNWLLRHPVINVVVKHNSPPYSYKNANGQIIGMSIDILRLVGEKTGVHFNLITVDNSADIVDNLQQGNAEMALSLVSNEQRKKWLLFSHPYSSFEWVMITRNYRNAPKSLQQLRHRKIVVVRGHILLTEFDHEPDIELIEVENMDKAIEMVLAGAADAALDNFVSANYLQSSRYGDSILINSLNRDLLHARYAVVADYAPLVNILNKAIDALSPKDLRYLHQKWLSPVTFFTSYSVLRLSSWIILWGSLLSMISITSIFWGSWLTRQIRRRKAAKTALQNSLAYWETLFNTIPAPMFVCDPIMNITAANPWFLHEMGDLPRERIIGHSLFSQGFFRPDDEVEIFTQFLSCLSGAPAYFSDCSISIQGQTREVYLWLEHYRDAEGIVQGIIGGWFDITERKLLARELRTERDKAKRASNEKSAFLAHISHEIRTALYIIIGILELEVRQLPENVPLHTASRAANSLLGVIGDVLDFTRIESGTVTLNLQPVALYALLEQCAEPFCAIAQDKGLGFTLELTIPKQNYYLLDATRITQVINNLLSNAVKFTDEGFITLRAWIQRTTDSATEMLSLYVQDTGCGIPEHMYSEILQPYVQVEADSRGTGLGLPISIQLMALMDGTLTLEAAPGGGTLAHMNLPLKQSELQEEEASPTSIIQQESLNILLVDDLPANLQVLSLQLASSQHRVTLAEGAEQALTLVEENYFDMVLTDCQMPVMNGYELTKVLRASSAQRNLPAQVILGCTANAFSSELSLCLAAGMDGVLVKPLTQDHLLSEIARYYQRVNLQNELSFDGISALASGDKQKEYQLLQAILEGIEQDLATLHNLRSTTIDEEALSLHVHRMKGVFALLCYQPALRVCWRIEKGGFCGDSQTLETLFYYTDTFRAAVNGRLNEHNDLAKTNTTALSDNSMI; this is translated from the coding sequence GTGAGCAGAAGAAAAAAGATAGCCCTTTTATTTGGGGGATGGTATTGGTTTTTTGCTTTACCGGTATTTGGTCATTCACTGAGTAATGATTCATTTGGCGAGACAATTCCCGCTGAGGGTAAAGAGGTTGGTTTTTATTCTAACATAGCGCAACGATTATTTTTGCCTAAAGTTACTTTTGTCGATAATTTTAAGGATAAACCAGCCGCGCTTATTGTGGGTTTTGTCCGTTCTACTAGTGAACCTTTAGTCATTTATCGTTGGGATGGTAGAATCGAGGGCGTTTATGCAGATTATCTTAGCGTATTATCAAGATTATTAAAAATACCGATTCAACTTCGGGTCTTTGACAATTACCAGCAGGCAAAAAAAGCATTAGATGAAGGATATATTCAGTTATTAGCTCAAACCTCGGCTTCATTATCAGCAACAGTCCGTAAAGGAAATGAAAGTAAACCAATATTAATCCAACCACTGGTGATGCTGATAAAAAAAGAAAAAATCTATTATAAAGCGGATGAATTACGTGTATTGGTTGCCCATGAAGAACCGCGGGAAGTATTGGATAAAATTCGCCAATCCTATCGTGAAGTTACAATTGTCAAATCAACCCAAGAAGCATTACAGGAAATATTGGCTGATAAGGCAGATGCTTTGATTAGTGGACAAGCACAAATGGCTTATCAGTTTACCTTTCGTTCACTGCCTTCCTCTCTAGTTTGGCATCATGTCGATTATGCCAGTACATTGGAAAACAATTTTATTGTCCGTGCAAATGATCCATGGATGGAGGATGTTAATCGAGCATTAAACGAACTATCTAGAACCATTAAAAATGTTGTTTATGAACGCTGGATTGCTGGCATTGTTCCAGTATTAAATAGTGAAAATATTAATTTTTCACGCGAGGAAAAGAACTGGTTGTTACGCCATCCTGTTATTAATGTGGTGGTAAAACACAATTCACCGCCCTATTCCTATAAGAATGCCAATGGTCAAATTATCGGCATGAGTATCGATATTTTACGTCTGGTCGGTGAAAAAACCGGTGTACATTTTAATTTAATCACTGTCGATAACTCAGCCGACATTGTCGATAATCTACAGCAGGGTAATGCGGAGATGGCGCTGTCATTAGTGAGCAATGAACAACGCAAAAAGTGGTTACTATTTTCTCATCCCTATAGTTCTTTTGAATGGGTGATGATCACACGCAATTACCGCAATGCACCTAAAAGCCTGCAACAATTACGTCATCGAAAAATTGTAGTGGTACGTGGTCACATATTATTGACAGAATTTGACCACGAGCCTGATATTGAGTTGATTGAAGTTGAAAATATGGATAAGGCCATTGAAATGGTTTTGGCGGGCGCGGCTGATGCGGCGTTAGATAATTTTGTTAGTGCAAACTATCTTCAATCGAGTCGTTATGGTGATTCTATATTAATCAACTCCCTCAATAGAGACTTATTACATGCCAGGTATGCAGTGGTTGCTGATTATGCACCCTTAGTTAATATTTTGAATAAAGCGATTGATGCATTATCGCCAAAAGATCTGCGTTATTTACATCAGAAATGGTTATCTCCGGTCACTTTTTTCACTTCTTATAGCGTATTACGTCTCTCCTCTTGGATAATTCTTTGGGGTAGTTTATTATCCATGATCTCAATTACTTCAATATTTTGGGGTAGTTGGTTAACACGTCAGATCAGAAGGCGTAAAGCGGCAAAAACCGCGTTACAGAACTCATTAGCTTATTGGGAAACGTTGTTCAATACGATCCCTGCTCCGATGTTTGTCTGTGATCCTATCATGAATATTACGGCTGCCAATCCATGGTTTTTACATGAAATGGGGGATTTGCCACGTGAGAGGATCATTGGTCATTCGCTATTTTCACAAGGTTTTTTTCGACCCGATGACGAAGTAGAAATATTCACTCAATTTCTTAGTTGCTTATCCGGTGCACCCGCCTATTTTTCTGATTGTTCGATTTCTATTCAAGGTCAAACGCGAGAAGTCTATTTATGGTTAGAGCATTACCGTGATGCAGAAGGAATTGTGCAGGGTATAATTGGTGGCTGGTTTGATATTACCGAGCGAAAATTATTGGCGCGAGAATTACGCACAGAACGTGATAAGGCGAAACGAGCAAGTAATGAAAAATCGGCTTTTTTAGCGCATATTAGCCATGAGATCCGCACGGCATTATATATCATTATTGGTATATTGGAATTAGAAGTCAGACAATTACCGGAAAATGTGCCTTTGCATACCGCCAGTCGGGCTGCTAACTCTTTACTGGGTGTGATCGGTGATGTTTTGGATTTCACCCGTATTGAATCTGGCACCGTGACATTGAATTTACAGCCGGTTGCTTTGTATGCCTTGTTGGAACAGTGTGCAGAACCTTTTTGTGCCATTGCACAGGATAAAGGATTAGGTTTTACGCTTGAATTAACTATCCCCAAGCAAAATTATTATCTACTTGATGCGACCCGGATTACTCAAGTGATCAATAATTTGCTCAGTAATGCAGTTAAATTCACTGATGAAGGTTTTATCACGTTAAGGGCATGGATACAACGCACAACGGATAGTGCAACGGAAATGCTCTCCTTATATGTGCAAGATACCGGTTGTGGTATTCCAGAACATATGTATAGTGAAATTTTACAGCCTTATGTCCAAGTGGAAGCGGATTCAAGGGGGACAGGGTTAGGATTACCAATATCAATCCAATTAATGGCGCTAATGGATGGCACGCTCACGTTAGAAGCGGCTCCGGGTGGTGGCACATTGGCACATATGAATTTACCGTTAAAACAGAGTGAGCTGCAAGAAGAGGAAGCTTCTCCTACCAGTATTATCCAGCAGGAATCACTCAATATCTTATTAGTGGATGATCTACCAGCCAATCTGCAAGTGCTATCTCTACAATTGGCTTCTTCCCAACATCGGGTAACCCTTGCTGAAGGTGCTGAGCAAGCATTAACGCTGGTGGAAGAAAATTATTTTGATATGGTATTAACGGATTGTCAGATGCCAGTGATGAATGGTTATGAATTAACCAAAGTATTAAGAGCATCATCAGCGCAACGTAACTTGCCGGCCCAAGTTATTTTGGGGTGTACTGCAAATGCATTTAGTTCAGAGCTATCACTGTGCCTGGCTGCGGGTATGGATGGTGTACTGGTTAAACCTTTAACACAAGATCATTTATTATCGGAAATTGCTCGATATTATCAGCGAGTTAATTTACAAAATGAACTCAGTTTTGATGGTATCAGTGCCTTGGCTAGCGGTGATAAACAGAAAGAATATCAATTACTCCAAGCAATTTTGGAAGGAATAGAACAAGATCTGGCCACACTACATAATTTAAGATCAACGACGATTGATGAGGAAGCGCTGTCACTACATGTGCATCGGATGAAAGGGGTATTCGCTTTATTATGCTATCAGCCGGCTTTACGCGTTTGTTGGCGGATTGAAAAGGGAGGATTTTGTGGTGATAGCCAAACCTTAGAAACACTATTTTACTATACAGACACTTTTCGGGCGGCGGTTAATGGGCGTTTAAATGAGCATAATGATCTAGCCAAAACGAATACAACAGCGTTATCTGATAATAGTATGATATAG
- the sctR gene encoding type III secretion system export apparatus subunit SctR produces MSLFNNPMQLIVVLFCLSIMPLFAVMGTSFLKISIVLSMLRNALGIQQIPPNMAIYGLALILTLFTMAPVGFAIRDNIKAQPIDWNSVNSMEQIDSSVITPYRDFLKKNTSEEQIKFFTQIGYKIWPKQYQTSLSPNSLLVMVPAFTMSQLIAAFKIGFLIYLPFVAIDLIVSNVLLAMGMMMVSPMTIALPFKLLIFILMGGWDKLIGQLMVSFS; encoded by the coding sequence ATGTCGTTATTTAATAATCCGATGCAATTAATTGTAGTGCTTTTTTGTTTATCCATAATGCCTTTGTTTGCAGTAATGGGAACTTCGTTTTTAAAAATTTCGATTGTTTTATCAATGTTACGCAATGCTTTAGGCATACAGCAAATTCCGCCTAATATGGCTATTTATGGTTTGGCATTAATATTAACTTTATTTACTATGGCACCTGTTGGTTTTGCAATTCGTGATAATATTAAAGCCCAGCCGATTGATTGGAATTCGGTTAATTCAATGGAACAAATAGATTCCTCAGTTATTACGCCATATAGAGATTTTTTGAAAAAAAATACCAGCGAAGAACAAATTAAATTTTTTACCCAAATAGGCTATAAAATTTGGCCTAAACAATATCAAACTTCATTATCTCCTAACTCCTTATTAGTCATGGTTCCTGCATTTACCATGAGTCAACTTATTGCAGCATTTAAAATTGGTTTTTTAATTTATCTCCCGTTTGTTGCGATCGATCTTATCGTTTCTAATGTTTTATTAGCAATGGGGATGATGATGGTCTCCCCAATGACAATCGCGCTTCCCTTTAAATTATTAATTTTTATTTTGATGGGTGGCTGGGACAAACTTATCGGTCAATTGATGGTGTCTTTTTCATGA
- a CDS encoding EscS/YscS/HrcS family type III secretion system export apparatus protein yields MNESTIIHFTSELLWIVLLLSLPIVIVASITGLLVSILQALTQIQDQTLQFLIKLVAVCITLAVSYHWMGSALLNYAILSFDQIGK; encoded by the coding sequence ATGAATGAGTCCACCATAATTCATTTTACTTCGGAGTTGTTATGGATTGTGCTGCTGCTTTCATTACCAATTGTGATAGTGGCATCCATTACTGGGTTATTGGTGAGTATATTGCAAGCCCTCACACAAATCCAAGACCAGACATTGCAATTTCTAATTAAATTAGTCGCTGTATGTATTACCTTGGCGGTAAGTTATCACTGGATGGGAAGTGCACTACTTAACTACGCTATTTTATCTTTTGATCAAATAGGTAAATAA
- the sctT gene encoding type III secretion system export apparatus subunit SctT translates to MNSLMQMVPWLALSMMRPLGMLLLLPLFKGGAMGSSLIRNSLVLVFALPIAPIIKTMPIDFTHQTVTELVFLYSEELIIGLVLGFCAAIPFWAIDMAGFIIDTLRGASMSTILNPLMGLQSSIFGMLFTQILSVLFLVSGGFNALLTALYHSYNVLPPNAPLSFNASMLLFIQQQWHMMLELCMSFAMPAMVVMILVDVALGLINRSVEQLNVFFLSMPIKSVLVVFLLLVSMYFAFNHYFMKIQLFEKHVSTLFQLWRG, encoded by the coding sequence ATGAATAGCCTAATGCAAATGGTGCCTTGGTTGGCATTGAGCATGATGCGGCCCCTTGGAATGTTACTATTATTGCCGCTGTTTAAAGGGGGAGCAATGGGAAGTAGTTTGATTCGTAACAGCTTAGTATTAGTGTTTGCTCTGCCCATTGCTCCGATAATTAAGACCATGCCAATCGATTTCACTCATCAAACTGTAACAGAGTTAGTATTTCTATACAGTGAAGAGTTAATTATTGGATTAGTGCTTGGTTTTTGCGCAGCCATTCCCTTTTGGGCTATTGATATGGCAGGATTTATTATCGATACATTGCGCGGCGCCTCTATGTCGACCATCTTAAATCCTTTAATGGGATTACAATCTTCAATTTTTGGCATGTTATTTACCCAAATATTGAGTGTCCTATTTTTAGTTTCTGGTGGTTTCAATGCGTTACTTACTGCGCTTTATCATTCCTACAATGTGTTACCGCCAAATGCACCGTTATCCTTTAATGCTTCAATGTTGTTATTCATACAGCAACAGTGGCATATGATGTTAGAACTCTGTATGAGTTTTGCTATGCCTGCCATGGTGGTGATGATTTTAGTTGATGTTGCATTAGGATTGATTAATCGTTCGGTAGAGCAGCTTAATGTGTTTTTCCTCTCTATGCCAATTAAAAGCGTATTAGTTGTGTTTCTTCTTCTGGTTAGTATGTATTTTGCATTTAATCACTATTTTATGAAGATCCAACTATTTGAAAAACACGTTTCAACTTTATTCCAACTTTGGCGGGGATGA
- a CDS encoding EscU/YscU/HrcU family type III secretion system export apparatus switch protein, protein MAEKTEKPTQKRINEARKKGQVIKSNEIVTVLKMAVILGYLIVEGHALFNAIGELIILTVRSLSLPIDVAAKTIIGSFIMLLLRFMVGLVVVLIVTICLSCIVQTGPIWAHKSLAFSFNKMNIIKNAKQIFSMKNLFEFGKNILKVIVLTLVFYYLLDYYVNLFQYLPTCGIDCGVMVTFTLIQWLWGGFLVCYIVFAIADYGFQYYHVMKELKMSKEDTKREFKDTEGNPQIKQKRREIQREITSNSVVANVRKSTVIVRNPTHIVVCLYYQPGITPLPQVVEKFQDNMALHIVKLAEKAGIPMVENILLARALFQQVETGQMIPESLFEPVAELLRLVMDLRYDSDD, encoded by the coding sequence ATGGCTGAAAAAACGGAAAAGCCTACACAAAAGCGGATAAATGAGGCACGTAAAAAAGGACAAGTCATTAAAAGTAATGAAATAGTGACAGTATTAAAAATGGCAGTCATTCTCGGTTATTTAATTGTTGAAGGGCATGCTTTATTTAATGCGATAGGCGAATTGATTATTTTAACTGTACGCTCACTCTCTTTACCGATCGATGTCGCGGCTAAAACAATTATTGGTTCCTTTATAATGTTGTTGTTACGTTTTATGGTTGGCTTAGTGGTGGTATTAATTGTAACAATTTGTTTAAGTTGTATTGTTCAAACTGGGCCAATTTGGGCGCATAAAAGTTTGGCATTTAGTTTTAATAAAATGAATATTATCAAAAATGCTAAACAAATTTTTTCAATGAAAAATCTATTTGAGTTTGGAAAGAATATTTTAAAGGTTATTGTACTCACTTTGGTTTTTTATTATTTATTAGATTATTATGTTAACCTATTTCAATATTTGCCAACTTGTGGTATTGACTGTGGTGTAATGGTAACTTTTACACTAATTCAATGGTTATGGGGAGGATTCTTAGTTTGTTATATCGTGTTTGCCATAGCAGATTACGGATTTCAATATTATCATGTAATGAAAGAGTTAAAAATGTCGAAGGAGGATACAAAACGAGAGTTTAAAGATACAGAAGGTAATCCTCAAATTAAGCAAAAGCGTCGTGAAATACAACGAGAAATAACGAGTAATTCAGTGGTTGCGAATGTAAGAAAATCAACAGTGATTGTTCGTAATCCAACCCATATTGTCGTTTGTCTTTATTACCAACCAGGCATTACTCCATTACCTCAAGTTGTTGAAAAATTTCAAGACAATATGGCTTTGCATATTGTGAAACTTGCTGAAAAAGCAGGTATCCCAATGGTTGAGAATATCCTATTAGCACGTGCGCTGTTTCAACAAGTAGAGACGGGGCAAATGATCCCAGAGAGCTTGTTCGAACCGGTTGCTGAGTTATTGCGCTTAGTAATGGATCTTCGTTACGATAGTGATGATTGA
- a CDS encoding two component system response regulator — translation MITGDLKRIKIVVVDDHDLIFDGLKSCLAPYSDLELVGFVTDGLGVYDACLKLQPDLVIMDLSLPGMSGVEAIRQLRKRWPKLMVIVLTASEEERKARDALDAGANGYVLKHGSKSTLIAAIKSVGRGKFFIDPNLDAAKIVALKGVENGDIPVLTHREKQVLKLIFEGKRNRDIAEALVIGLKTVETHRMNIMRKLDAHNVADLMKWAHRMGF, via the coding sequence ATGATTACTGGGGATTTGAAACGAATCAAGATCGTTGTGGTGGATGATCATGACTTGATCTTTGATGGCTTAAAAAGCTGTCTTGCCCCCTACTCCGATCTGGAATTAGTTGGATTTGTTACTGATGGTCTTGGTGTGTATGATGCATGTCTAAAATTACAGCCAGACTTAGTGATAATGGATCTTAGCTTACCTGGCATGAGTGGTGTTGAAGCTATTCGTCAATTAAGAAAACGTTGGCCAAAATTAATGGTAATTGTATTGACTGCTTCAGAAGAAGAACGAAAAGCTCGCGATGCCCTTGATGCAGGCGCTAATGGTTATGTATTAAAACATGGCTCTAAAAGTACACTGATAGCGGCAATTAAAAGTGTCGGTAGAGGTAAGTTTTTCATCGATCCTAATTTGGATGCAGCAAAAATTGTTGCGTTAAAAGGGGTTGAAAATGGGGATATTCCGGTATTAACCCATCGAGAAAAACAGGTACTTAAACTTATTTTCGAGGGCAAGCGTAATCGTGATATTGCTGAAGCATTAGTGATCGGCTTGAAAACAGTCGAAACTCATCGAATGAATATTATGAGGAAACTCGATGCGCATAATGTAGCAGATTTGATGAAATGGGCGCACAGAATGGGATTCTAA
- a CDS encoding two component system sensor kinase: protein MNTHWCSSLVTKLTFAFISVLISLWILIEVNSYNNIYSGAIQHILMTYHQTSEIRAHLNRNLFKQAITDIQQLEHRISESQFECLHFPDEHELVARQINIGHHPMVTNMTNLWALQTFGTSGQQRYIDTFIIEPGKSIAIYALSTIERNNLTKRITEITALAKQPTTDGFRWSEPFYDAVSKRSYVLMSYTPPSQKSNHQQVGFVIDINDMLDVSNIYHASDINFFLTPKGVLSFNNELNISQNEMADIKMLMPTYTHLLGSLYGIDIGHYYAISEQIDGPNWQQITLIPKARIKQIAYTPFVHELKWSLLSFAIMTIVMLWILWQYLAKPIRHFVNIIKQDVQPTFSRRLPESRKDELGDIARAYNTLLDTIKHSYDELENKVAIRTIELTEAKQLAERATARKSEHLTTISHELRTPLNGITGSLELLQTTPLSEKQANLRNTAYTCAKSLLSIINNILDFSRIEADQVELNLRRYPILKIVDDAMVTIQPHLIDKPVKLHCIVNNDVPESSNLDSLRVQQILVNLLGNAAKFTEQGHIILTIKVEKNQLCFYIKDTGPGIKEEDQVCIFQPFVQSSHYKVGTGLGLSISEKIAVIMGGNITLKSDYGYGCTFIFRMPLLEPSSPMSLQPEPIVAPHKLHAQIALWGGQAKEGKNPLLENEELTYLPWRLWKQLYEIQHGISLPSSSMLFKTIIPWKLKILLVDDVATNRDIISQMLIELGQMVYTADSGRAALKLGKKHIFDLVLMDIRIPDIDGYQTTRLWRKSNVILDPECPIVALTANANPSEHEKTISLMNGYLTKPVSLEQLAQCIEMAAEIQIDRDMQPEVNCDNAEPIMKFSEDEFNHRLAQHFSDMIKRTQDCLQTRNWEDLRNILHNIKGSAALTGFENIAKTAAELEKRLESQGQFSSDELEVLLIALEYNQSLIHHGP, encoded by the coding sequence TATAGTGGTGCCATACAACATATTCTTATGACCTATCACCAAACAAGTGAAATACGGGCTCATTTGAATCGCAATCTATTTAAACAGGCAATTACTGACATTCAACAATTAGAACATCGTATCAGTGAATCCCAGTTTGAATGCCTACATTTTCCAGATGAACATGAATTGGTTGCCCGCCAAATTAATATTGGCCATCATCCCATGGTAACAAATATGACTAATCTATGGGCGCTACAAACTTTTGGCACCTCAGGTCAACAAAGATATATTGATACATTTATTATTGAACCTGGTAAGAGTATCGCTATTTATGCACTATCCACGATTGAACGAAATAATTTAACCAAACGAATAACTGAAATTACAGCATTAGCAAAGCAACCAACAACCGATGGTTTTCGTTGGAGTGAGCCATTTTACGACGCCGTTAGCAAACGTAGTTATGTACTGATGAGTTATACGCCGCCATCACAAAAATCTAATCATCAACAAGTCGGTTTCGTTATTGATATCAATGATATGTTAGATGTCTCTAATATTTATCATGCCAGTGATATCAACTTTTTCCTTACACCCAAAGGCGTTCTATCCTTTAACAACGAGTTAAATATCTCTCAAAATGAGATGGCCGATATCAAAATGCTAATGCCAACTTATACTCATCTGTTAGGATCGCTGTATGGCATTGATATTGGCCATTATTATGCTATATCAGAACAAATCGATGGCCCAAATTGGCAGCAAATTACATTAATCCCTAAGGCGCGTATTAAGCAAATTGCCTATACCCCTTTTGTCCATGAATTGAAATGGTCATTATTGTCATTTGCTATTATGACCATTGTGATGTTGTGGATTTTATGGCAATACCTAGCAAAGCCGATTCGTCACTTTGTTAATATTATTAAACAAGATGTGCAACCGACCTTTAGTCGCCGTTTACCTGAATCACGTAAAGATGAACTTGGCGATATTGCGCGCGCTTATAACACGTTACTTGATACGATCAAACATAGTTATGATGAACTAGAAAACAAAGTTGCAATACGTACCATCGAACTGACTGAGGCCAAACAATTGGCCGAGCGGGCTACAGCACGTAAAAGTGAACATCTTACCACTATCAGCCATGAATTACGTACGCCACTTAACGGCATCACCGGATCGTTAGAATTATTGCAAACTACGCCGCTTTCCGAAAAACAAGCTAATTTACGTAATACCGCCTATACCTGTGCTAAATCGTTGCTCAGTATTATTAACAATATCTTAGATTTTTCTCGTATTGAAGCCGATCAAGTTGAATTAAACCTTCGTCGTTATCCGATCCTAAAAATCGTCGATGATGCGATGGTGACTATTCAGCCCCATTTAATAGATAAACCGGTTAAATTACACTGCATAGTCAATAATGACGTGCCAGAATCTTCAAATTTAGATTCATTAAGAGTGCAGCAGATTTTAGTCAATCTTTTGGGTAATGCAGCAAAATTTACTGAACAAGGGCATATCATACTCACGATTAAAGTAGAAAAAAATCAACTCTGTTTTTATATAAAAGATACTGGTCCGGGAATAAAAGAAGAGGATCAGGTATGTATATTCCAACCTTTTGTCCAGTCATCACACTATAAAGTGGGAACGGGGCTAGGTCTTTCTATTTCTGAGAAAATTGCCGTTATAATGGGTGGAAATATTACCCTAAAAAGTGATTATGGTTATGGTTGTACATTCATATTTCGTATGCCCTTACTGGAACCAAGTTCACCGATGAGTTTACAGCCAGAACCTATCGTTGCGCCGCATAAACTACATGCACAAATTGCTTTGTGGGGAGGCCAAGCTAAGGAAGGAAAAAATCCATTACTGGAAAATGAAGAGCTAACCTACTTGCCATGGCGATTATGGAAGCAGTTGTATGAGATCCAACACGGTATTTCATTGCCCTCTTCATCAATGTTATTCAAAACGATTATACCTTGGAAACTGAAAATACTATTAGTCGATGATGTTGCTACTAATCGCGACATTATTAGCCAAATGCTAATTGAACTTGGTCAAATGGTTTATACTGCCGACAGCGGTAGAGCGGCACTCAAACTGGGTAAAAAACATATTTTCGATTTGGTATTAATGGATATACGGATACCTGACATTGATGGTTATCAAACAACTCGATTATGGCGTAAAAGTAATGTCATTCTGGATCCTGAATGCCCAATCGTGGCACTGACCGCAAATGCTAATCCAAGTGAACATGAAAAAACAATATCATTAATGAACGGCTATTTGACTAAACCCGTGTCACTCGAGCAATTAGCCCAATGCATTGAGATGGCAGCCGAAATTCAGATCGATCGCGATATGCAACCTGAGGTTAACTGCGATAATGCAGAACCTATTATGAAATTTTCTGAAGACGAGTTTAACCATCGGTTAGCTCAGCACTTTTCTGATATGATTAAACGTACTCAAGATTGCTTACAAACCCGTAATTGGGAAGATCTACGAAATATTTTACATAACATAAAAGGGAGCGCAGCCCTTACTGGTTTTGAGAACATAGCAAAAACCGCAGCAGAATTAGAAAAACGTCTCGAATCACAAGGCCAGTTTTCTAGCGATGAACTTGAGGTGTTATTAATCGCACTAGAATATAATCAATCTCTAATTCATCATGGCCCGTAA